DNA from Dehalococcoidia bacterium:
AGGCGCTGCTCCTGCGCAACGACCAGTCCGCTCTGTTTATCGTCCAGGATGGCAAGGCCCAACTCCGGATGGTGGAAGTGGGGCTTGTGGACGACAAGAACGCGGAGATTCGCAGCGGTCTGCGGGCCGGAGAAGACCTGGTCGTGTCCGGCCAGGGCCTGCTGAATGACGGGGACTCGGTAACCGTGCAGCAGCCTCGCGCACAGCCTTCGGGAGGGCGTTCCGGCTAGGAGCCGGCAAGGAGGGAACCAATGGGACTGACCCGCCTGGCCGTTAAGCGGCCCATCACTATCACCATGCTCATTCTGGCGCTGGTCCTGATGGGCGGCGTGGCCTATACCAAGCTGCAGGTGAGCCGTTTCCCAAGGGTCAATTTCCCGGTCGTGACCATCCGAATCGGCTATCCGGGCGCTTCCGCTCAGGACGTGGAGCAGCTCGTCACCAAGCCCATTGAGACTGCGATGAACGGCCTGTCGGGCGTGAGCGACATCTCCTCCACGTCCCGTGAGGGACAATCAAATGTGACGGTCCGACTAAGCGAGGACGCGGACGTCAACCAGGCGGCTCTGGATATTTCGCGGAAGGTCGCGTCCATCCAGAGCCGGCTTCCCGCCGATATCACGCCGCCTGACGTGATCAAGGCGGACTCTGGCAGCTTCCCGATCATGAACGTCGCTTTATCCGGCAGCCTGCCCCTTGATCAGCTCTATAACCTGGCCAATAATACCGTTGCGCCCCGAATCCAGTCTCTGCCTGGCGTGGCGCAAGTCACTCTGGTGGGCGGCCTTCGGCGAGAGGTCCAGGTCCAGGTGGACCCGGTCAAGGTGCAAGCCTATGGCCTCACTCTTCTGCAGGTGCAAGCCGCTATGGCGGCGGACAATCTGACCAGCCCAGGCGGCACGGTGCGGCAGGGGCTTACCCAATACTCGGTCCGCACCTCGGCCCTGTTCACCCACCTGGACCAGTTCAGCGATATTGTCGTGAGCAGCGGCCCCGCGGGTAACGTGCGACTGAAGGACGTTGCTCAGATCAAGGATACGTACGCAAATCAGACCAATATTCAGCGGTTCAATGGGAATCCCAGCATTGGCCTCTCCATCGTTCAACAGAGCGATGCGAACACCGTCCATGTGGTGGAAAGCGTGCGCGCCGAGATGGACCGTCTCCAACGCACTGTGCCGCGAGGAGTCGTCTTCAACGTGGCCAACGACTCCAGTCGCTACACCAAGTCGGCCATTGACGCGGTCCAGTTTGACCTTGGTATGGCCGTGCTGCTCTGCGGCCTTGTCCTCTTGGTCTCCCTGCATGCGTGGCGTAACACGCTCATTGTCCTTCTGGCTATACCCACGTCTCTGATATCCACCTTCCTTGTCATGTACTTTATGGGATTCAGTCTTAATACCATCTCCCTGCTCGCCCTGGCGATTCTCATCGGTATCCTGGTGGATGACTCCATCGTTGTCCTTGAGAATATCCACCGCCATCTGAAGCTGGGCGACGAGCCGGTCCTGGCGGCGCTGAAAGGGCGCAGTGAGATAGGCATGGCCGCCATCGCCATCACCCTCGTTGACGTGGTGGTGTTCCTGCCCATCGCCTTCATGTCAGGGTCACTGGGCCAGATCTTCCGTGAGTTCGGCTTGACCATTGTGGTGGCTACTCTGTTCTCCCTGTTCATTTCATTTACGTTGACGCCTATGCTGGCCGCCCGCTGGCTCAAGCCCGAGAAGGTGGATGAGGTCAATCGCCGCGTCCGGCGGGGTCTTTTAGCGCCGTTCCGTGGCTTTGGCGAGTGGTCGGATAACACCTTAGACGCCGTGCGCCAGTTGTACCGAAGGACGCTGGGGTGGGCTTTGAACCACCGGCCGCTTGTGCTCCTGGGCGCCGCGGTGGCTTTCGGCGTCGCCATTGCCTTCATCCCGCTGAACCTGCTGGGCAGCGAGTTCGCCCCTAACGAGGACGACAACCAGTTCAGTCTCCAGGTCCGTATGCCCTCCGGTTCCTCGCTGGAGGCAACAAGCCAGGCGATGGTGCGGCTTGAAGGGCGTCTGGCGGGTTTGCCGGAGGTGAGGGACGTCTTCAGTTCGGTGGGCGTCGGGGGAGGTGGCGGCGGCGGGCAGGCGGCCTTTGGCAACATGACTGTGCAGCTTGTGGACAAGCAGCAGCGCACCCGGACCACGTTGGCTGTTTTGGAGGATGTCAGAGGCATCGGTCGCACCATTCCGGGGATGACGCTGACCGGCAATGTCCAGAGCAGCTTTGGCGGTGGCTCTCCAATTTCCATGCGTATTCTGGGTGATGATTTGAACACCCTCGCCGGTATTGCGGACCAGGTGATGGTCATTGTGCGCAACACGCCTGGAACAACTGATGTGAGGCTGGAGCAGGACGCAGGGGTACCGGAGGTCCAGGCCGTCCTGGACAGGTCGCGCATGGCTGATCTGGGTCTGACATCGGCGCAGGTGGCCGGCGTTCTCCGCACGGCGGTGCAGGGCACCGTAGTCTCCCAGTTTGACCGTCCGGACGGGACTCAGTCCGAT
Protein-coding regions in this window:
- a CDS encoding efflux RND transporter permease subunit, giving the protein MGLTRLAVKRPITITMLILALVLMGGVAYTKLQVSRFPRVNFPVVTIRIGYPGASAQDVEQLVTKPIETAMNGLSGVSDISSTSREGQSNVTVRLSEDADVNQAALDISRKVASIQSRLPADITPPDVIKADSGSFPIMNVALSGSLPLDQLYNLANNTVAPRIQSLPGVAQVTLVGGLRREVQVQVDPVKVQAYGLTLLQVQAAMAADNLTSPGGTVRQGLTQYSVRTSALFTHLDQFSDIVVSSGPAGNVRLKDVAQIKDTYANQTNIQRFNGNPSIGLSIVQQSDANTVHVVESVRAEMDRLQRTVPRGVVFNVANDSSRYTKSAIDAVQFDLGMAVLLCGLVLLVSLHAWRNTLIVLLAIPTSLISTFLVMYFMGFSLNTISLLALAILIGILVDDSIVVLENIHRHLKLGDEPVLAALKGRSEIGMAAIAITLVDVVVFLPIAFMSGSLGQIFREFGLTIVVATLFSLFISFTLTPMLAARWLKPEKVDEVNRRVRRGLLAPFRGFGEWSDNTLDAVRQLYRRTLGWALNHRPLVLLGAAVAFGVAIAFIPLNLLGSEFAPNEDDNQFSLQVRMPSGSSLEATSQAMVRLEGRLAGLPEVRDVFSSVGVGGGGGGGQAAFGNMTVQLVDKQQRTRTTLAVLEDVRGIGRTIPGMTLTGNVQSSFGGGSPISMRILGDDLNTLAGIADQVMVIVRNTPGTTDVRLEQDAGVPEVQAVLDRSRMADLGLTSAQVAGVLRTAVQGTVVSQFDRPDGTQSDVRLKLADADTMTPTQLGALPVFVPSTGQTVRLDQIATLRQATGPNQIDRASQQRRMSISANVVGRSLGDVARDIQAQTSKLAVPTGYRVVLLGQADRLNQAVASLLGALGMSIVLIYMLLAALYEDWLHPLAIMFSLPLALVGAFTGLLVTGNTLNMFSMIGLIFLMGLVAKNAILLVDYTNTLRGRGVAQHEAILEAGATRLRPIFMTSFTLVFAMIPLAMKLEAGAESRSPLAVVIIGGVLSSMFLTLVVVPVVYALLEDLSGLVKSKSRQRVQREERGRQAVRPALLGEASRAHESRSSDFVSKP